A region of Mycolicibacterium brumae DNA encodes the following proteins:
- the folK gene encoding 2-amino-4-hydroxy-6-hydroxymethyldihydropteridine diphosphokinase has protein sequence MSIAVLSIGSNVGDRLGHLRSVLDGLGPRVRAVSPVYSTAPWGGVEQDDFLNAVVVAEDDLDPIEWLDLAQSMEKAAHRVRGQHWGPRTLDVDIVTVSDHTGTLRRVCDRLILPHPYAHQRAFVLAPWHDVDPDATLAVDGSDHPIAELLAATPPEELAAVARTDLALR, from the coding sequence GTGAGCATTGCCGTGCTGTCCATCGGCAGCAATGTGGGCGACCGGCTGGGGCATCTGCGCTCGGTGCTCGACGGGCTCGGGCCGCGGGTGCGCGCGGTGTCGCCGGTGTATTCCACCGCGCCGTGGGGTGGCGTGGAGCAGGACGATTTCCTCAACGCCGTCGTCGTCGCCGAAGACGACCTGGACCCGATCGAATGGCTGGATCTGGCCCAGTCGATGGAGAAGGCCGCGCACCGGGTGCGCGGGCAGCATTGGGGCCCACGCACTCTCGACGTCGACATCGTCACCGTCAGCGACCACACCGGAACGCTGCGGCGGGTGTGCGACCGGCTGATCCTGCCGCACCCGTACGCCCACCAGCGCGCGTTCGTGCTCGCGCCGTGGCACGACGTCGACCCGGACGCGACGCTGGCCGTCGACGGGTCCGACCACCCGATCGCCGAGCTGCTGGCCGCGACGCCGCCGGAGGAACTCGCCGCGGTGGCGCGCACGGATCTGGCGCTGCGGTGA
- a CDS encoding DUF3180 domain-containing protein codes for MRVRDLLTAAVAGALIGYLGAVLFYRWFPPVVIWIGSSLALIALAEAGWAFYVRRKIARAEIGVGGGRLDPLAVARSVALAQASAVGGALLFGGWAGIAVFLLDRASQLAVAASDAPGAVVAAVCALALSVAGMWLQHCCKAPDDPLDDPFEDSEPAEG; via the coding sequence ATGCGCGTCCGCGATCTGCTGACCGCCGCGGTCGCCGGCGCGTTGATCGGTTACCTCGGCGCGGTGCTGTTCTACCGGTGGTTCCCGCCGGTGGTGATCTGGATAGGCTCGTCGCTGGCGCTGATCGCGCTGGCCGAGGCCGGCTGGGCGTTCTACGTGCGGCGCAAGATCGCCCGCGCCGAGATCGGCGTGGGCGGTGGCCGGCTGGACCCGCTGGCGGTGGCCCGCAGCGTGGCGCTGGCGCAGGCGTCCGCGGTCGGCGGGGCGCTGCTGTTCGGCGGCTGGGCCGGCATCGCGGTCTTCCTGCTGGACCGCGCCAGTCAACTGGCGGTGGCCGCCTCCGACGCCCCCGGCGCGGTGGTCGCCGCGGTGTGCGCGCTGGCGCTGTCGGTCGCCGGAATGTGGTTGCAGCACTGCTGCAAGGCTCCCGACGATCCCCTCGACGACCCGTTCGAGGACTCCGAGCCCGCCGAGGGTTAG
- a CDS encoding DUF6779 domain-containing protein: MTFGSRGARTRRGGRTPGWVLLTVLLVLAIVASTALVFTNRVELLKLAVVLSLWAAVMGAFVSVLYRRQSETDAAKARDMKYVYDLQLDREISARREYELSVESHLRREIGHELRTAAAEEVAALRAEVNALRSTLEYLFDTDLSHRPELPHEQRAALGGERRFADDSGGFTAPDRVQSSRITAGPEESPDDDADDEPHTAETPIIDVPEEPLEPVEAPRTPEPAEPRPGSHRRRDDESWIPPQFRNPEPPPPVLKPPPPMPPPPVMTRPPEMEPTPAMRPTPPPATAARHAPPPQQPSPQQSAPQPQPPQHLPQPPQQQWPEPEPRGRHERHARHAGQPGQPGPQHPQQQPPARRSRRAPEPAAQQPPLPQPPQQQPPQPQQPQPEQAPEDARPGRHRGSEERAAETAAELLVRLNRAPSGGGGRRRRDD, from the coding sequence ATGACCTTTGGGTCTCGCGGTGCCCGGACACGGCGCGGCGGCCGCACGCCGGGCTGGGTGCTGCTGACCGTGCTGCTGGTGCTTGCCATCGTGGCCAGCACCGCGCTGGTCTTCACCAACCGCGTCGAACTGCTCAAACTCGCCGTGGTGCTGTCGCTGTGGGCCGCGGTGATGGGCGCGTTCGTCTCGGTGCTCTACCGCAGGCAGAGCGAGACCGACGCCGCCAAGGCCCGGGACATGAAGTACGTCTACGACCTGCAGCTGGACCGGGAGATCTCCGCGCGGCGTGAGTACGAGCTGTCGGTGGAGAGCCATCTGCGCCGGGAGATCGGCCACGAGTTGCGCACCGCCGCGGCCGAGGAGGTCGCCGCGCTGCGCGCCGAGGTCAACGCGCTGCGCAGCACCCTGGAGTACCTGTTCGACACCGATCTGTCGCACCGGCCGGAGCTGCCGCACGAACAGCGCGCGGCGCTGGGCGGCGAGCGCCGCTTCGCCGACGACAGCGGCGGCTTCACCGCGCCGGATCGGGTGCAGAGCAGCCGTATCACCGCCGGGCCCGAGGAGTCCCCGGACGACGACGCCGACGATGAGCCGCACACCGCGGAGACGCCGATCATCGACGTGCCGGAGGAGCCGCTGGAGCCCGTCGAGGCGCCGCGGACCCCGGAGCCGGCCGAGCCGCGCCCCGGGTCGCATCGCCGCCGCGACGACGAGAGCTGGATCCCGCCGCAGTTCCGCAACCCGGAGCCCCCGCCGCCGGTGCTCAAGCCCCCGCCGCCGATGCCTCCGCCGCCGGTGATGACCCGGCCGCCGGAGATGGAGCCGACGCCCGCGATGCGCCCGACGCCGCCGCCGGCGACCGCGGCGCGCCACGCCCCGCCCCCGCAGCAACCGTCACCTCAGCAGTCGGCGCCGCAACCGCAGCCGCCGCAGCACCTGCCGCAGCCGCCGCAGCAGCAGTGGCCGGAGCCCGAGCCGCGCGGTCGGCACGAGCGTCACGCCCGGCACGCCGGCCAGCCCGGCCAGCCTGGCCCGCAGCACCCACAGCAGCAACCGCCGGCCCGGCGGTCGCGCCGCGCGCCCGAACCCGCCGCCCAGCAGCCCCCGCTGCCGCAACCCCCGCAACAGCAACCCCCACAGCCTCAGCAGCCGCAGCCGGAGCAGGCCCCGGAGGACGCCCGCCCCGGCCGGCACCGCGGCTCGGAGGAGCGGGCCGCCGAAACCGCCGCCGAGCTGCTGGTCCGGCTGAACCGCGCCCCCAGCGGGGGCGGCGGGCGTCGTCGTCGTGACGACTGA
- a CDS encoding Rossmann-like and DUF2520 domain-containing protein: protein MEQLDGLRPARLKVGIISAGRVGATLGAALERADHVVVAVSAVSAASRRRAEKWLPDTPVKPVDEVASAAELLILAVPDAELPGLISGLAATGAVKPGTIVAHTAGASGVGILAPLTEAGCVGLAIHPAMTFTGADEDLARLSETCFGVTATDEIGYAIATSLVLEIGGEPFRVREDARTLYHAALAHTSNHLVTLVADGLDALRAALEGQELLGQELVGDAPGGLAERILAPLARAALENTLARGQAALTGPVARGDADAVAGHLSALDEVDPDLAGAYRASALRTARRAHAPQEVIEVLTR from the coding sequence ATGGAGCAACTCGATGGCTTGCGCCCGGCAAGGCTCAAGGTGGGGATCATCTCCGCCGGCCGCGTCGGCGCCACCCTGGGCGCCGCGCTGGAACGCGCCGACCACGTCGTCGTCGCCGTCAGCGCCGTCTCGGCGGCCTCCCGCCGCCGCGCCGAGAAGTGGCTGCCCGACACCCCGGTCAAACCCGTCGACGAGGTCGCCTCGGCCGCCGAACTGCTGATCCTGGCGGTGCCCGACGCCGAACTCCCCGGCCTGATCAGCGGATTGGCCGCCACCGGCGCGGTCAAACCCGGGACCATCGTCGCGCACACCGCCGGCGCCAGCGGGGTCGGCATCCTGGCCCCGCTCACCGAGGCCGGCTGCGTCGGCCTGGCCATCCATCCGGCGATGACGTTCACCGGCGCCGACGAGGACCTGGCCCGGCTCTCGGAGACCTGCTTCGGGGTCACCGCGACCGACGAGATCGGCTACGCGATCGCCACCTCGCTGGTGCTGGAGATCGGCGGCGAGCCGTTCCGGGTCCGCGAGGACGCCCGCACGCTGTACCATGCGGCGCTGGCGCACACCAGCAACCACCTGGTCACCCTGGTCGCCGACGGCCTGGACGCGCTGCGCGCGGCGCTGGAGGGCCAGGAGCTGCTAGGCCAGGAACTCGTCGGCGACGCCCCCGGCGGGCTGGCCGAACGGATCCTCGCGCCGCTGGCCCGCGCCGCGCTGGAGAACACCTTGGCCCGCGGCCAGGCCGCGCTGACCGGGCCGGTCGCCCGCGGCGACGCCGACGCGGTCGCGGGTCACCTGTCCGCCCTCGACGAGGTCGACCCCGACCTGGCCGGGGCCTACCGGGCGTCCGCGCTGCGCACCGCCCGCCGAGCACACGCCCCGCAGGAGGTAATCGAGGTGCTGACCCGATGA
- the panC gene encoding pantoate--beta-alanine ligase — translation MKKQYESGELNVYSDPKQMHAVSKALRRTGRPVLLVPTMGALHEGHLTLVRAAKRTPGAVVAVSIFVNPLQFGPNEDLDAYPRTLETDLELLRAEGVNIAFTPTAAQMYPDGPRTTVTPGPLGDELEGASRPGHFAGMLTVVLKLLQILAPDKAFFGEKDYQQLVLIRQMVADLNVPTQIVGVPIVRENDGLAMSSRNRYLDPEHRELATALSAALLAGTHAAARGAEAAVAAARAVLDAYPQIDVDYLEARGVWLGPPPVVGQARLLVTARVGGVRLLDNGAMHIGEQD, via the coding sequence ATGAAGAAGCAGTACGAGTCCGGCGAGCTCAACGTCTACTCCGACCCCAAGCAGATGCACGCGGTGTCAAAAGCGTTGCGGCGCACCGGACGTCCGGTGCTGCTGGTGCCGACCATGGGCGCCCTGCACGAAGGCCACCTCACCCTGGTCCGGGCCGCCAAGCGCACCCCCGGCGCGGTGGTGGCGGTGTCGATCTTCGTCAACCCGCTGCAGTTCGGGCCCAACGAGGACCTCGACGCCTACCCGCGCACCTTGGAGACCGACCTGGAACTGCTGCGCGCCGAGGGCGTGAACATCGCGTTCACCCCGACCGCCGCGCAGATGTACCCCGACGGCCCCCGCACCACCGTGACGCCCGGCCCGCTCGGCGACGAACTCGAGGGCGCGTCGCGGCCCGGGCACTTCGCCGGGATGCTGACCGTGGTGCTCAAGCTGCTGCAGATCCTCGCCCCGGACAAGGCGTTCTTCGGCGAGAAGGACTACCAGCAACTGGTGCTGATCCGGCAGATGGTCGCCGACCTCAACGTGCCGACCCAGATCGTCGGGGTGCCGATCGTGCGGGAGAACGACGGGCTGGCGATGTCCTCGCGCAACCGCTACCTCGATCCCGAGCACCGCGAGTTGGCCACCGCGCTGTCGGCGGCGCTGCTGGCCGGCACGCACGCCGCAGCCAGGGGCGCCGAGGCGGCGGTGGCCGCCGCCCGCGCGGTGCTCGACGCCTACCCGCAGATCGACGTCGACTACCTGGAGGCCCGTGGCGTCTGGCTGGGCCCGCCGCCCGTCGTCGGTCAGGCGCGACTGCTGGTCACCGCGCGCGTCGGGGGCGTGCGGCTGCTGGACAACGGGGCAATGCACATCGGAGAACAGGACTAA
- the panD gene encoding aspartate 1-decarboxylase, with product MQRTMLKSKIHRATVTHADLHYIGSVTIDADLMDAADLLEGEQVTIVDIDNGNRLVTYAITGARGSGVIGINGAAAHLVHPGDLVILIAYAVMDDAEARAYQPRVVFVDGENRALDLGDDPAFVPDHAAAAELVSPRGLA from the coding sequence ATGCAGCGCACCATGCTGAAGTCGAAGATCCACCGGGCCACCGTCACCCATGCTGACCTGCACTACATCGGCTCGGTGACCATCGACGCCGACCTGATGGACGCCGCCGACCTGCTCGAGGGCGAACAGGTCACCATCGTCGACATCGACAACGGCAACCGGTTGGTCACCTACGCCATCACCGGCGCCCGCGGCAGCGGTGTGATCGGAATCAATGGCGCGGCAGCGCATTTGGTGCACCCCGGTGACCTGGTCATCCTGATCGCCTACGCCGTCATGGACGACGCCGAGGCCCGCGCGTACCAGCCGCGGGTGGTGTTCGTCGACGGGGAGAACCGCGCGCTCGACCTGGGCGACGATCCGGCCTTCGTGCCCGACCACGCCGCCGCCGCCGAACTCGTCTCGCCGCGAGGGCTGGCGTAG
- a CDS encoding type III pantothenate kinase — protein sequence MLLAIDVRNTHTVVGLISGTGEHAKVEQHWRIRTEAEITADELALTIDGLIGDDSERLTGAVGLSTVPSVLQEVRVMLGQYWPKVPVVLIEPGVRTGIPLLVDNPKEVGADRIVNCLAAYRKYGRSIVVDFGSSICVDVVSVKGEFLGGAIAPGVQLSTDATAARSAGLRRVELTRPRSVIGKNTVECMQSGAVFGFAGLVDGLVRRIRADIFGADDDVTVVVTGHTAPLLAEVMDTPVRDDRHLTLDGLVMVFDRNKDGGRLRRA from the coding sequence GTGCTGCTGGCCATCGACGTCCGAAACACCCACACCGTCGTCGGGCTGATCTCCGGAACCGGCGAACACGCGAAGGTGGAGCAGCACTGGCGGATTCGCACCGAAGCGGAGATCACCGCCGACGAACTCGCGCTGACCATCGACGGCCTGATCGGCGACGACTCCGAGCGGCTCACCGGCGCGGTCGGGTTGTCCACCGTGCCGTCGGTGCTGCAGGAGGTCCGCGTCATGCTCGGCCAGTACTGGCCGAAGGTTCCGGTGGTGCTCATCGAACCCGGTGTGCGGACCGGGATTCCGCTTCTGGTCGACAACCCCAAGGAGGTCGGCGCCGACCGGATCGTGAATTGCCTTGCCGCCTACCGCAAGTACGGCCGCTCCATTGTGGTGGACTTCGGGTCCTCGATCTGCGTGGACGTCGTCTCGGTGAAGGGCGAATTCCTGGGCGGCGCAATCGCTCCCGGCGTGCAACTGTCCACCGACGCCACCGCCGCCCGCTCGGCCGGGCTGCGCCGGGTGGAGCTGACCCGGCCGCGGTCGGTGATCGGCAAGAACACCGTGGAATGCATGCAGTCCGGCGCGGTGTTCGGCTTCGCCGGCCTGGTCGACGGCCTGGTGCGCCGGATCCGCGCCGACATCTTCGGCGCGGACGACGACGTCACCGTGGTGGTCACCGGGCACACCGCCCCGCTGCTGGCCGAGGTGATGGACACCCCGGTCCGCGACGACCGGCACCTCACCCTGGACGGCCTGGTCATGGTGTTCGACCGCAACAAGGACGGCGGACGGCTGCGCCGCGCCTGA
- the lysS gene encoding lysine--tRNA ligase codes for MSAADIADDLPEQFRIRQDKRARLLAQGQEPYPVSVPRTHTLAEIRVAYPELAADTATGDLVGVAGRVVFSRNSGKLCFATLQDGDGAQLQVMVSLAGVGHDALDAWKSDVDLGDIVFVHGEVISSRRGELSVLADEWRMAAKALRPLPVAHKEMSEEARVRQRYVDLIVRPAARETARTRIKVVRALRNALERRGFLEVETPMLQVQPGGAAARPFVTHSNALDADLYLRIAPELFLKRCVVGGLDKVFELNRNFRNEGADSTHSPEFAMLETYQAYGDYNDSAVMTREVIQEVADEALGTRSVLLPDGSHYDLDGEWQTLEMYPSLSAALGEEITPATTADHLWSIAHKLGAEIPTDRGYGHGKLVEELWEHTVGDDLWAPTFVRDFPVETTPLVRQHRSIDGITEKWDLYVRGFELATGYSELIDPIVQRERFVAQAAAAAAGDDEAMLLDEDFLAAMEHAMPPTTGTGMGLDRLLMALTGLSIRETVLFPIVRRQT; via the coding sequence GTGAGCGCCGCAGACATCGCCGACGACCTGCCAGAACAGTTCCGGATCCGCCAGGACAAGCGGGCCCGGCTGCTGGCGCAGGGGCAGGAGCCCTACCCGGTGTCGGTGCCCCGCACGCACACCCTCGCCGAGATCCGCGTCGCCTACCCCGAGCTTGCCGCCGACACCGCCACCGGCGACCTGGTCGGCGTCGCCGGGCGGGTGGTGTTCTCCCGTAACTCCGGCAAACTGTGTTTCGCCACCCTGCAGGACGGCGACGGCGCCCAGCTGCAGGTCATGGTCAGCCTCGCCGGGGTGGGCCACGACGCGCTGGACGCCTGGAAGTCCGACGTCGACCTCGGCGACATCGTGTTCGTGCACGGCGAGGTGATCAGCTCACGGCGCGGCGAACTGTCGGTGCTGGCAGACGAATGGCGAATGGCCGCCAAGGCGCTGCGCCCGCTGCCCGTCGCGCACAAGGAGATGAGCGAGGAGGCCCGGGTCCGGCAGCGCTACGTCGACCTGATCGTGCGCCCCGCCGCCCGCGAGACCGCCCGCACCCGGATCAAGGTGGTCCGCGCGCTGCGCAACGCCCTGGAGCGCCGCGGTTTCCTGGAGGTCGAGACGCCGATGCTGCAGGTGCAGCCCGGCGGCGCGGCCGCGCGGCCGTTCGTCACGCACTCCAACGCCCTGGACGCCGACCTGTACCTGCGGATCGCTCCGGAGCTGTTCCTCAAGCGCTGCGTGGTCGGCGGCCTGGACAAGGTTTTCGAACTGAATCGCAACTTCCGCAATGAGGGCGCCGATTCCACGCATTCCCCGGAATTCGCCATGTTGGAGACGTATCAGGCCTACGGCGACTACAACGATTCCGCGGTGATGACCCGCGAGGTTATTCAGGAGGTCGCCGACGAGGCGCTCGGGACCCGCAGCGTGCTGTTGCCCGACGGCAGCCACTACGATCTCGACGGCGAATGGCAGACGCTGGAAATGTATCCGTCATTGTCGGCGGCGCTCGGTGAAGAAATCACCCCGGCCACCACGGCGGATCACCTGTGGTCCATCGCACACAAGCTCGGCGCGGAAATCCCCACCGACCGTGGATACGGTCACGGCAAATTGGTCGAGGAACTGTGGGAGCACACCGTCGGCGACGACCTGTGGGCGCCGACGTTCGTCCGGGACTTCCCGGTGGAGACCACGCCGCTGGTCCGCCAGCACCGCAGCATCGACGGGATCACCGAAAAGTGGGACCTCTACGTGCGCGGATTCGAATTGGCGACGGGCTACTCCGAACTCATCGACCCGATTGTGCAGCGGGAGCGGTTCGTCGCGCAGGCGGCGGCCGCCGCGGCCGGCGACGACGAGGCGATGCTGCTCGACGAGGACTTCCTGGCCGCGATGGAGCACGCCATGCCCCCGACCACCGGAACCGGAATGGGACTCGACCGGCTGTTGATGGCGCTGACCGGACTGTCAATTCGGGAAACCGTTTTGTTCCCGATTGTTCGGCGTCAAACCTAA
- the lsr2 gene encoding histone-like nucleoid-structuring protein Lsr2, whose product MARKVTVTLVDDFDGEAAADETVEFALDGVTYEIDLSDKNAAKLRADLNKWTESARRVSGRRRGQRPAGRGGRAAIDREQSAAIREWARSKGLNVSTRGRIPAEVIEAYNSSK is encoded by the coding sequence ATGGCAAGGAAAGTCACAGTCACCCTGGTCGATGATTTCGACGGCGAAGCCGCCGCCGACGAGACCGTGGAATTCGCGCTCGACGGCGTGACCTACGAGATCGACCTTTCCGACAAGAACGCCGCGAAACTGCGCGCCGACCTCAACAAATGGACCGAGTCCGCCCGTCGCGTCAGCGGCCGTCGTCGCGGTCAGCGCCCGGCCGGCCGGGGAGGCCGCGCCGCCATCGACCGCGAGCAGAGCGCCGCGATCCGCGAGTGGGCCCGCAGCAAGGGCCTGAACGTCTCCACCCGCGGCCGCATCCCGGCCGAGGTCATCGAGGCTTACAACTCCTCGAAGTAA
- the clpC1 gene encoding ATP-dependent protease ATP-binding subunit ClpC: MFERFTDRARRVVVLAQEEARMLNHNYIGTEHILLGLIHEGEGVAAKSLESLGISLEGVRSQVEEIIGQGQQAPSGHIPFTPRAKKVLELSLREALQLGHNYIGTEHILLGLIREGEGVAAQVLVKLGAELTRVRQQVIQLLSGYQGKETAEAGTGGRGGEAGTPSTSLVLDQFGRNLTAAAMEGKLDPVIGREKEIERVMQVLSRRTKNNPVLIGEPGVGKTAVVEGLAQAIVAGEVPETLKDKQLYTLDLGSLVAGSRYRGDFEERLKKVLKEINTRGDIILFIDELHTLVGAGAAEGAIDAASILKPKLARGELQTIGATTLDEYRKYIEKDAALERRFQPVQVGEPSVEHTIEILKGLRDRYEAHHRVSITDPALVAAATLADRYINDRFLPDKAIDLIDEAGARMRIRRMTAPPDLREFDEKIADARREKESAIDAQDFEKAANLRDKEKQLVAQRAEREKQWRSGDLDVVAEVDDEQIAEVLGNWTGIPVFKLTEAETSRLLRMEDELHKRIIGQEDAVKAVSKAIRRTRAGLKDPKRPSGSFIFAGPSGVGKTELSKALAEFLFGDDDALIQIDMGEFHDRFTASRLFGAPPGYVGYEEGGQLTEKVRRKPFSVVLFDEIEKAHSEIYNTLLQVLEDGRLTDGQGRTVDFKNTVLIFTSNLGTSDISKAVGLGFTAGGGENNYERMKLKVNDELKKHFRPEFLNRIDDIIVFHQLTQDEIIEMVDLMVGRVTKQLKTKDMELVLTEQAKSLLAKRGFDPVLGARPLRRTIQREIEDALSEKILFDEVGPGQVVTVDVEGWDGEGAGENAKFTFAGAPKSTVEDADLAAIVAE; encoded by the coding sequence ATGTTCGAGAGATTCACCGACCGAGCCCGTCGGGTCGTCGTCCTGGCTCAAGAAGAAGCCCGGATGCTCAACCACAACTACATCGGCACCGAGCACATCCTGCTGGGCCTGATCCACGAGGGTGAAGGCGTCGCCGCCAAGAGCCTGGAATCCCTGGGCATCTCCCTGGAGGGTGTGCGCAGCCAGGTCGAGGAGATCATCGGCCAGGGCCAGCAGGCCCCGTCCGGCCACATCCCCTTCACCCCGCGGGCCAAGAAGGTGCTGGAGCTGAGCCTGCGCGAGGCGCTGCAGCTCGGCCACAATTACATCGGCACCGAGCACATCCTGCTCGGCCTCATCCGCGAGGGTGAGGGTGTCGCCGCCCAGGTGCTGGTCAAGCTGGGCGCCGAACTGACCCGGGTGCGCCAGCAGGTGATCCAGCTGCTGAGCGGCTACCAGGGCAAGGAGACCGCCGAGGCCGGCACCGGTGGCCGCGGCGGCGAGGCCGGCACCCCGTCGACCTCGCTGGTCCTCGACCAGTTCGGCCGCAACCTGACCGCCGCCGCCATGGAGGGCAAGCTCGACCCGGTCATCGGCCGGGAGAAGGAAATCGAGCGGGTCATGCAGGTGCTGAGCCGTCGCACCAAGAACAACCCGGTGCTGATCGGCGAGCCCGGCGTCGGCAAGACCGCCGTCGTCGAGGGCCTGGCGCAGGCCATCGTGGCTGGCGAGGTGCCCGAGACGCTCAAGGACAAGCAGCTCTACACCCTGGACCTGGGGTCGCTGGTCGCCGGCAGCCGCTACCGCGGTGACTTCGAAGAGCGCCTGAAGAAGGTGCTCAAGGAGATCAACACCCGCGGCGACATCATCTTGTTCATCGACGAGCTGCACACCCTGGTCGGGGCGGGCGCGGCCGAGGGCGCGATCGACGCGGCCTCGATCCTTAAGCCCAAACTGGCCCGCGGCGAGCTGCAGACCATTGGCGCGACCACCCTCGACGAATACCGCAAATACATCGAGAAGGACGCCGCCCTGGAGCGCCGGTTCCAGCCGGTGCAGGTCGGCGAGCCGAGCGTCGAGCACACCATCGAGATCCTCAAGGGTCTGCGGGACCGCTACGAGGCGCACCACCGCGTCTCGATCACCGACCCGGCGCTGGTGGCCGCGGCCACCCTGGCCGACCGCTACATCAACGACCGGTTCCTGCCGGACAAGGCGATAGACCTGATCGACGAGGCCGGCGCCCGGATGCGGATCCGCCGGATGACCGCTCCGCCAGACCTGCGCGAGTTCGACGAGAAGATCGCCGACGCCCGCCGGGAGAAGGAGTCCGCGATCGACGCGCAGGACTTCGAGAAGGCGGCGAACCTGCGCGACAAGGAGAAGCAGCTCGTCGCGCAGCGTGCCGAGCGCGAAAAGCAGTGGCGCTCCGGTGATCTCGACGTGGTCGCCGAGGTCGACGACGAGCAGATCGCCGAGGTGCTGGGCAACTGGACCGGCATCCCGGTGTTCAAGCTGACCGAGGCCGAGACCAGCCGCCTGCTGCGGATGGAGGACGAGCTGCACAAGCGGATCATCGGCCAGGAGGACGCCGTCAAGGCCGTCTCCAAGGCGATCCGCCGCACCCGCGCCGGCCTGAAGGACCCCAAGCGTCCGTCCGGTTCGTTCATCTTCGCCGGCCCGTCCGGCGTCGGGAAAACCGAGCTGTCCAAGGCGCTGGCGGAGTTCCTGTTCGGCGACGACGACGCGCTCATCCAGATCGACATGGGCGAGTTCCACGACCGCTTCACCGCCTCGCGGCTGTTCGGCGCCCCTCCGGGCTACGTCGGCTACGAGGAGGGCGGCCAGCTGACCGAGAAGGTGCGGCGCAAGCCGTTCTCGGTGGTGCTGTTCGACGAGATCGAGAAGGCGCACTCGGAGATCTACAACACGCTGTTGCAGGTGCTGGAGGACGGTCGCCTGACCGACGGTCAGGGCCGCACGGTGGACTTCAAGAACACCGTGTTGATCTTCACCTCGAACCTGGGCACCTCGGACATCTCCAAGGCGGTCGGGCTGGGCTTCACCGCCGGAGGTGGGGAGAACAACTACGAGCGGATGAAGCTCAAGGTCAACGACGAGCTGAAGAAGCACTTCCGCCCGGAGTTCCTGAACCGCATCGACGACATCATCGTCTTCCACCAGCTGACCCAGGACGAGATCATCGAGATGGTCGACCTGATGGTCGGCCGGGTCACCAAGCAGCTCAAGACCAAGGACATGGAGCTGGTCCTCACCGAGCAGGCGAAGTCCCTGCTGGCCAAGCGCGGCTTCGACCCGGTGCTGGGCGCGCGGCCGCTGCGGCGCACCATCCAGCGCGAGATCGAGGACGCGCTGAGCGAGAAGATCCTGTTCGACGAGGTCGGACCGGGTCAGGTGGTG